In the genome of Luteitalea pratensis, the window CCAACGAGTCATGGGCGGACCGTGCGACGTGGTCACCGGCGCCGTACAACGAGATTGCATACGCCGGACGCAACGGCCCCGGGTTCGACATCAAGATCTTCAGCCTGGAACAGGGTCAGATTCGCACGGTGACCGACAGCAACGGTAGTAACGAGAGTCCCTCGTGGGCTCCTAACGGACGGCATCTCGCGTTTGCGTCGACGCGCGCTGGCCGTACACAGATTTTCACCATCGCCCGCGATGGCAATGACCTGCATCAGGTCACCAAGGCGGGCAACAACGTGCAGCCGAGTTGGTCGCGCTGACCCGGATGCGCCGGCCTTCGCCCAGGTCACGCTGCGCCCCGGCCCACGCTCTCAAGGAGACGTCCCGCATGTCCGTTCGCCCCATCCGCCTCGCCGCCCTGCTCATGGTGATCGTCGCCACGACGTCCGCGTGCAGCCGCAAGAAGCCGCCCGTCGCCCGGCCGACGCCGCCGCCGCCGTCAGCCACCACGAACACGGGAGGCGCGCCGCCGCCGCCGCCGGCGCCGCTTCGCGAGCCCGAGCCGGTCTCCTCGGTGCCCGCCGAGCCGGCCATTTCCGGCACCGCGGTGGATTACAACGCCAGGTCGCTCGACGAGCTGAACCGGGAGAGCCCGCTGCAGCCCGTGTACTACGCCCTCGACAGCGCCGATGTCGCGGCCGACATGCAGGGCACCCTGACCAAGAATTCCGAGGTTCTTCGCCAGTATCCGAGCTGGGTGGTCACCGTCGAGGGACACTGCGACGAGCGTGGCACCGCCGAGTACAATCTGGCCCTTGGTGAACGCCGGGCGCAGGCCGCTCGCGCGTACCTGATCTCGCTGGGTATTCCGGCCGAACGGATCAAGATCGTGTCCTACGGTAAGGAGTTCCCATTCGACCCGGGCACTACCGAGGAGGCGTACGCCAAGAACCGGCGCGCGCACTTCGTGGTCACCAGCAAGTAAGGACGATCGACATGACGCGCATCGTGATCGGCGCCCTGACGGGCGTCCTGCTCGTGGGGCTGGCGCAGCCTGCCCACGCCGCCAACCGCGAGCATCAGCAACTGATGGCCGACATCCGGATGCTGCAGGAGCAGTCGCAGCAGCTGCAGCTGGTATTGGTGTCGCTTGCCGATACGCTCAAGACGCTGAACGCGAAGTTGGACGACCAGTCGAGCACCTCGCGTAAGCAGTTTGCCGATCAGAAGCTCTTGATCGACAACGTGAGCAGCGACCTGCGCGTCGTGCGCGAGCGGCTCGACGAGAACAACACCAAGGTCGGCACGATTGGGCAGGAGCTCAGCTCGCTCCGCGACGCAGTCAACACGCTGCCCTCGCAGCTGGCGCCGCCCGCCGCCCCGGCGATGGTGCCGGGCCCGGGTGGCACGATGGTGCCCGCGCCGACGCCGCCTGGTGGAACGACGGGCGTTCCGGCGTCGCAGACCAGCGGCACCACCACGACACCGGTGCAGAACACGCCGACGGTACCGAGCGGGCCCGCTGGCGGCCTCTCGCCGCAGCGCATGTTCGACACCGCGCAGGCCGACTACGCCGCGGGACAGTGGCCGTTGGCCATCTCTGGCTTCGAGCAGTTCATCCGCTCCTTCCCCACCAACGACAAGGCCGACGATGCGCAGTTCTACATCGGCGAGTCGTACCAACTCGATGGCAAGTTCAAGGAAGCGGTCGGCGCGTACGAAAAGGTCATTTCCGACCACCCCAATGGCGACCGCGTGCCGCAGGCGCTCTACAAGCGAGGCGTCGCGTTGAGCCTGCTCGGAGAGAACGATCGCGCCCGTGAGAGCTTCCAGCAGGTGCTTCGGAACTACCCTCAGAGCGAAGTGGCGGTGCTCGCCAAGCAGGTGCTGGACGGATTGAACCGGCGCCCGCGGGAGTAGCGAAATCTGAGGGTCGAGAAGTGAAATTTTCAGCCTGTTCCGCCATGACGCCTGTCAGACGGCTGGCCGCGAGGACGTCAGCCGCAAGCATATGCGTAAGTCAAGCGTCATGCGTCAGGTCAGCGTCAGGCGTTAGGCATTAGGCATTACCTTGTACCCCGACGGGGTCGTCGGGGCGTGACGGACCCGGGACGCCCGGGTGGAGAGAGAGCATTCAGCGTATGGGCAGCGTCAACAAGGCGATTCTCGTCGGCAACCTCGGGCGGGATGCGGAACTGAAGTTCACGGGGAACGGCTTCGCGATTGCGCGGTTCAGCATCGCGACCACCGATCGTCGCAAGGACAGCAAGACCGGCGACTGGGTCGAGAAGACCGAGTGGCACCGTATCGTCCTGCTCGGCAAGCAGGCCGAGTCGCTGCAGGACTACCTGAAGAAGGGCAAGCAGATCTACGTCGAGGGTCGGATCGAGACGCGATCCTGGGACGACAAGGACGGCCAGAAGCGGTACACCACCGAGATCGTGGCCGACCGGATCCAGTTGCTGGGTGGCGGCGGCGGCGGTCGCGGTGGTGGCGGCGGCACCCGCGGCGAGGACGACTACGATTACGGCGGCGGAGCGGCTCCGGCCGGCGGCACCGGTAGCGGTGGTGGCGGCGGCTTCGACCCGACGGGTGGCGGCGGCGAAGGCGACGACGACATACCGTTCTGAGCGCGCCTCAGAAAATGCCGGAATGCCGAATGCTGGAATGTCGAGATCAGACCTCACCGCTCTCGACATTTCGGCATTTTCAGCATTGCAGCATTTCTGAGGCGCCGCCCGCGGCGGTGAGCCTCCCCTCCCCCAATGCAGCTTCGTGAGTTCGGGTCCACCGGCGTGTCGGTCTCCCCCGTCGCCTTCGGCGCGATGCGGATCACCGCCGACAGTGGTGGCACGTCGTCGGCGCTGCTGCATGCCCTCGAGCGCGGCGTCTCGATGATCGACACCGCCAGAAATTACGGAGAGAGCGAAGCCATCGTCGGGCAAACGTTGCGGGAGTGGCGCGGGCCGCGACCGTTGGTCGCCACGAAGGTGAAGCCGAAGGACGTCAGCAACTGGCGCTTCTACGTGCCGATGTCGGAGCAGTTCACGCGAGCCAGCATCGTCGACTCCGTGGAGACCAGCCTGCGCACGCTCGGACTCGAGTGCATCGACCTCCTCCAGATCCATCAGTGGTACTACCGCTGGAGTCACGAGACCGAATGGCTCGAGGCGCTGGATGCGCTGCGCGCCTCCGGCAAGGTCCGCTTCATCGGCGTGAGCGCGCAGGACCACGAGCATGACGGCGTCCTCAGGCTCGTGGACGACCGCGTGGTCGACGCCGTGCAGGTCGTGTTGAACGCGTTCGAGTCGCGCCCCTTCGTCAGCGTCGTGCCATTGGCCGAGGCACGAGGCGTCGGCGTGATTGCCCGCTGCGTCTTCGATCACTCCGCCGCACTCGCCGGCGTGGCGACCCGCGAGTCCCTCGCGCACGACGTCAAGTTGTCCAATGCCTCGCCGGAGATCGTCACGGAATACCTGCGTCGCATCGATCGTCTCCGGGATGAGGCGACTGCTCACGCGATGACCCTGGTGCAACTGTCGGTACGCTTCGCCCTGTCGCGTCCAGGCGTGTCGACAATCGCCGTCTCGTCGGCCACGCCCGGGCAGGTGGACGACGTCGTCGCGGCCGCGGAGCGGGGCCCGCTACCCTGGGCGCTCTTCGACCGCATCTGTCGCGAGCATGTCTGGGTGAAGAACTTCTACTACTTCAGCAAGGCCACGGTCGATGGGCAACCGATGCGCCCATAGGCGGCCCTCGTCATACGGCCAGCGGCCCTGGTGGTTACGTCGTCGGAACGATGACGTCGCCTTCGTACAGAGCGTGTAACGCCGTGTCCCTGGCGTCGGCGATGCTGCATTGGCGCACGGCTTCGCGCGCCTGCCGCAGGGACGTCGCGGCCATGCTGAACTCCCGTAAGCCGAGACCGATCAGGACGCGCAGCAACGCCGCATCCGACGCCATCTCGCCGCAGACGGCGACGCGACGCCCGTGACGACGCGCTCCCCGCAGCACCATCCGGATCAACTTGAGGACGGCCGGATGCTTCGGGTCGTAGAGATGCTGCACCCGCACGTCGCTGCGATCGGCGGCCAGCGTGTATTGGGTCAGGTCGTTCGTCCCGATGCTGAGGAACGCCGCGTGACGGGCCAGGCGCTCGGCATCGAGGGCTGCGGCCGGCACTTCGACCATCGCGCCGGCTGGAGGGGCCGGAAGACCGAGCCTCTCGGCTTGCGCCTGCAGCATCGCGGTGGCGCGCGAGACCTCGTCGGCGCTGGTCACGAACGGAAACATCACGCGCAGGTTGCGCCCCTGCCCGGCGCGAACGAGCGCGCGGAGCTGGCGCTCGAGCAGTTCCGGCCGCGCGAGCCCGAGGCGCAGGCCGCGCATGCCGAGCCGTTCCCGGGGTTCGACGTCGAGCAGCTCCGGGACACCCATCTCCTCCGGCGTGATGTCGAAGGTGCGGATCGTCACCTCGCGGTCGCCGGCGTGCTCGAGGATGGCGCGATACGCGTCGGCCTGGATCTGCTCGCTGACGTCGCCGATCGGCTGGCCGCCGAGCAGCAGTTCGGAGCGTACGAGCCCAAGGGCCTCGGCCCCCTCGCGCCACGCAAACTGCACGTCTTCCGGACGCTCGACGTTGGCGCACAGGCGAATGGGCGTCCCATCTGCCGTCAACGCCGGCCCGGAAATGGAGGGCTGCGGGAACGTGACCGACAGCAGGCGATGCCGCGCGGCTTCAACCACCGCTGGCGGCGGATCCACTGCGATGACACCGGAGGTGCCATCGACCAGCAGCACCGCCCCGGGGGGCACCATGCGCGTGGCTTCCTGCAGGCCCACCACCGCGGGAACCCCCATCGACCGTGCCAGGATCGCGGTGTGCGCCGTGCGCGTGCCGGCATCGGTTGCGAGCGCGGCAAGGCGGGACCAGTCGAGTTGGGCCGCGACGGAGACGGGCAGGTCGTCAGCGACGAACACGCAAGGCTCCGCGAATCGCGCGAGCTGCGCATTCAGCCAGTTGGCGTCGCTGTCGTCACGTTGCAGGTTGGCGCGCACGCGACCGAGGACGTCGTTGAGGTCACCGTGCCGCTCCTGGAGGTAGGGGTCCTCGATCGCGCGCAGCCGCTGCATCAGTTCTTCGCCGGCTTCGACGACGGCCCACTCCGCGTTGACGTGGCGGGTGCGGATCAGGGCATCGGCGCGTTCGCGCAGGAGCGGGTCCGAGAGCATCAACAACTGCACATCGAACATGCCCGCGAGTTCAGCGCCAAGGACATGGCGCGTGCGCCCGCGAATGTCCTCCAGCTGCGCCCGCGTGCGATCGGAGGCCGCCGCGAGCCTGCCCTGCTCGCTCGCAACGTCCTCGCTGGCAATGCGATAGCGCACGTCGTGGGCGCGCAGGCGCACCACCACTGCCGGACCAATGGCCTCGCCCGGTGCGACTGCGACTCCGATGAGCATCAGCACGTCACGACTCCCCGAACCCCTCGGCCACGAGCGCCGCCAGCGACTCGACCGCGTGTTCCGCGTCCACGCCCTCGGCGCGAATCACGATCGTGGATCCACTGGCCGCCCCGAGCAGGAGCAGGCCGAGGATGCTCTTGCCGTCCAGTTCGCGCGCCCCTCGCGCCACCCGCACCGTCGCCGCATGCTGGGACGCCAGCCGCACGAACTTGGCGGCCGCCCGCGCATGCAGGCCGAGCCGGTTCACGATCGTCACCTCTCGCGTCACCATTCGCTTACGAACCGGCGTCGGGCCGCATCAGGTCCGAGGCGACGCGAATGGCCTCGCGTGCATGCTCGCGCACCTGGCGAGCGATGCCGAGCAGGCCCGCGTTGCTGCGATCGAGGCCGGCCAGCTTGACGAGCATCGGCAGGTTGACGCCGGTGATCAATTCCACCTGGTCGTCCTCGAGGAAGGTGATGCCGAGGTTGCTCGGCGTCCCCCCGAACATGTCGGTCAGGATGAGCACGCCCGACGGGCCGTGCACGCGGGCGACGGCGGCGGCGATCTGATCGCGCGCGGCGTTCGGATCATCGTGCCAGCCGAGCGCGACTGCCTCGAAGCGCACGAGTTCGCCGGCAATCATCTCCGCCGCGTTGACGAGTTCGTGCGCCAGTTGGCCGTGCGTCACCACGACCACGCCGAGCCGCTGTTGGTCCGAGTCGGTCATTGTCACTTCCAGAAGCCTGCAGCCTACTGCCTGCGGCCTCCAATGGCCTGCAAGCCTACCGCCTACAGCCTGCAACTGAAGCCAAACGCACTCTGTCGGCCACCACCCGGCCTTGCCAGGTTTCAGCGGCCGCTGCCATCGCTGGCTGTTGCCGTAGGCTGCAGGCCGCAGGCCGCAGCCCGTTCCTATTCCTGCGCAATGTCGCGATGCCTCACGCGCAGACGGATGCCCGGCACCGACGCCATGCGCCGCTTCAATTCCTCGGCGATCGCCACCGAGCGGTGCTTGCCGCCGGTGCACCCGATCGCCACGGTCACGTAACTCTTGCCTTCCTCGGCGTACCGTGGCAGCAGGAAGGCCAGCAGGTCGCCGACACGCTCGAGGAACGTCGCGTAGTCGTCGTACTGCTCGAGGAACGCACGGACCTCGGCATCACGGCCCGTGTGCGGACGCAGTTCCGGCACGAAATGCGGATTGGGCAGGAACCGCGCGTCGAACACGAGGTCCGCGTCGAGCGGGACGCCGTGCTTGAAGCCGAAGCTCAGGAACGTGACCACCGGACCGGCACTCGTGCCACGGTCACGTGACGCCGCCATGAACGCGTGCCGCAACTCGTGCACCGTCATGTCGGTCGTATCGATGATCTGGTCGGCCATCTCCCGGATCGGCGTGAGCTGCTCGCGCTCGACGCGGATGCCCTCGCTGACCGACTGGTGCTCGGCGAGCGGGTGCGGCCGCCGGGTCTCGCTGAACCGCCGCACCAGCGCGGCGTCAGATGCATCGAGGAAGATGAGCCTTGGATCAAGGCCCGGCATCGTGCGCAGCGACTGGTACGTGTCCGGGAACGCCTTGAGCAGCGACCGTTCACGGATGTCGACGACGACGGCGGCGCGGGTGATCTCGCCGCCGGTGCGCAGGGTCAGCTCGGCAAAGGTCGGGATCAGCGCGACGGGCAGATTGTCGACGCAGAAGTAGCCCAGGTCCTCGAGCGCGCGAATCGCCTGCGTCTTGCCCGAACCCGACAATCCGGTGAGCACGATGAAGCGGCTCATCGGCGCATGGCCCTCGGACGCGGGCCGTGGCGTGGCCGGTGCGCGCCGACTCATGATTCGCCTGCCTGCAGTTCCGCCTCGAGTCGTGCCGCGAGTCGCTGTGCCGCCGAGACGCCGCGGGCGAGCAGCAGGTGCCGCCGCGCGGCCACCTCCACCAGGATGCCGATGTTGCGGCCGGGCCCGACCGGCAGCGTCACAACGGGCACCTGCAACCCGAGCAACGGTTCGGTAGCCTCGTCGAGGCCGAGCCGCTCGTACTCGGTGTGACTGTCCCACCGGACCAGCCGGACGATGAACTCGACCTGCATGCTCTGACGCGTCGACGCCACGCCGAACAGGTCCTGCACGTTCATGATCCCGAGCCCGCGCACTTCCATGTGGTGGCGCGTGAGCGAGGGCGACGTGCCGCTCAACAGCGAGCCGCGCCTCGTGATCTCGACCGCGTCGTCGGCGACGAGGCGATGCCCGCGAACGACGAGGTCGAGGGCGCATTCGCTCTTGCCGATGCCACTCTCGCCGAGCAACATCACGCCGAGGCCAAGGATGTCGACGAGCACGCCGTGCAGCGTGGTCATCGGCGCCAGCCCCTCTTCGAGGACACCGGTCAGCGCGACCAGCGTCTCCGACGTCAGCACACCGGTCGACAGCACGGGCACGCCCCGTGCGTCGGCGACCTCCGCGAGGACGGGATCGATCGGCAGGCCCGCCGTCACCACCACGCATGGCAGCCCGGGGCGCAGTACCTCCCGAAGGCGCAGCAGCCGTTCCGCGGGATCGAGTCCGGCAAGGTACTGCACCTCGCTCCGGCCAAACAGCAGCACCCGGCCGTCTTCGAGGTACTGCGGCTGCCCGGTGAGCGCGAGGCCGGTCTTCTGCAGCGACACGCGCGTGATCGGTCGCGACAGTCCCGACGCGCCGGCGCGCAAGGCCAGGTCGCCGAGTGACGTCCCGGCGCACCGCGCCAGGAGGTCACGGACGGTCAGGCTCGGTGCACCGGAATCGGGGGTGGCCACCATCGGATCCGGTGTCGTCAGGCGTCGGGATCGACCAGACCGATATGCCCGTCCCCGCGGCGCACCAGCACCTGCACGCGATCGAGCGTCGCATCGCGGAACACGAGCACGGCACCGGGCGCGGCATCGACGCGCAGGATCGCGTCTTCGAGTTGCATCGGCTTGGCGGTGGTGCGGCGGATGCGAATCACCCGCACCGCCGGCGCCACGGCGTCCACGGCCCTGCGTGACGCCCGCGGCGGCGGAGCCGGCGCGGGCGGCGCCTCGGCTGAAGCTATGGTGGTGGAGCGCCGCTTGCGCGCCTCCCACTTCCCCTTCACCTTGCTCGCCTGGTGCTCGACCTTGGTGATCGCGTCGATGACCGAGGCGCGGGCGTTTGTCGCTTCGCCATGGCCGCTGAAATCATGGTCGCCGCGCGTCGTGACGCGTACGTCGGCCTTGACGCGATCCTTCTGGACCTGGAGCGCGATCTGGGCGGAGATGATGCTGCGATGGAGGAGTCGATCCAGCTTCTCGAGTCGACGCGTCACGACGAGCCGGAGGGCCGGAGTGATGGTCAGGTTGCGCCCGGTGAGCGCGAGCCGCATGAGGCGGTCCTTTCCCAGGTCAGTACAGGACCTTGCGCTGATTGGATGTAGGAATGCGAAGTTCCTCGCGGTACTTCGCGATGGTCCGACGCGCGAGCACGAGCCCCTCACGCTGCAGGATGCTCACGATCTTCGAGTCGCTGAGCGGCTTGCGGCCGTCCTCCGCCTCGATGATCTTGCGGATCCGCTGCTTGATCGTCACCGACGAGACGCTCTCCCCGAACGAGCTGCTGATGCCGCTGTGGAAGAAGTACTTCATCTCGAACACGCCCTGCGGCGTGTGCATGTACTTGTTGTTGACCACGCGGCTGACGGTGCTCTCGTGCATGCCGATGTCCTCGGCGACGTCGCGCAGCACGAGCGGGCGCAGGTGTTCGATCCCGTGATCCAGGAACTCCTTCTGGAACTGGATGATGCTGTTGGCGACCTTGATGATCGTCTTCTGGCGCTGGTCGACCGACTTGAGCAGCCACAGCGCCGAGCGGAACTTCTCCTTCACGTATGCACGCGTCTCGGCGGCCGATTCGTCGTGCTTGTTGTCGAGGAGGCGCTTGTACACCGG includes:
- the pal gene encoding peptidoglycan-associated lipoprotein Pal, with product MSVRPIRLAALLMVIVATTSACSRKKPPVARPTPPPPSATTNTGGAPPPPPAPLREPEPVSSVPAEPAISGTAVDYNARSLDELNRESPLQPVYYALDSADVAADMQGTLTKNSEVLRQYPSWVVTVEGHCDERGTAEYNLALGERRAQAARAYLISLGIPAERIKIVSYGKEFPFDPGTTEEAYAKNRRAHFVVTSK
- the ybgF gene encoding tol-pal system protein YbgF — encoded protein: MTRIVIGALTGVLLVGLAQPAHAANREHQQLMADIRMLQEQSQQLQLVLVSLADTLKTLNAKLDDQSSTSRKQFADQKLLIDNVSSDLRVVRERLDENNTKVGTIGQELSSLRDAVNTLPSQLAPPAAPAMVPGPGGTMVPAPTPPGGTTGVPASQTSGTTTTPVQNTPTVPSGPAGGLSPQRMFDTAQADYAAGQWPLAISGFEQFIRSFPTNDKADDAQFYIGESYQLDGKFKEAVGAYEKVISDHPNGDRVPQALYKRGVALSLLGENDRARESFQQVLRNYPQSEVAVLAKQVLDGLNRRPRE
- a CDS encoding single-stranded DNA-binding protein; the encoded protein is MGSVNKAILVGNLGRDAELKFTGNGFAIARFSIATTDRRKDSKTGDWVEKTEWHRIVLLGKQAESLQDYLKKGKQIYVEGRIETRSWDDKDGQKRYTTEIVADRIQLLGGGGGGRGGGGGTRGEDDYDYGGGAAPAGGTGSGGGGGFDPTGGGGEGDDDIPF
- a CDS encoding aldo/keto reductase, producing the protein MQLREFGSTGVSVSPVAFGAMRITADSGGTSSALLHALERGVSMIDTARNYGESEAIVGQTLREWRGPRPLVATKVKPKDVSNWRFYVPMSEQFTRASIVDSVETSLRTLGLECIDLLQIHQWYYRWSHETEWLEALDALRASGKVRFIGVSAQDHEHDGVLRLVDDRVVDAVQVVLNAFESRPFVSVVPLAEARGVGVIARCVFDHSAALAGVATRESLAHDVKLSNASPEIVTEYLRRIDRLRDEATAHAMTLVQLSVRFALSRPGVSTIAVSSATPGQVDDVVAAAERGPLPWALFDRICREHVWVKNFYYFSKATVDGQPMRP
- the ptsP gene encoding phosphoenolpyruvate--protein phosphotransferase yields the protein MLIGVAVAPGEAIGPAVVVRLRAHDVRYRIASEDVASEQGRLAAASDRTRAQLEDIRGRTRHVLGAELAGMFDVQLLMLSDPLLRERADALIRTRHVNAEWAVVEAGEELMQRLRAIEDPYLQERHGDLNDVLGRVRANLQRDDSDANWLNAQLARFAEPCVFVADDLPVSVAAQLDWSRLAALATDAGTRTAHTAILARSMGVPAVVGLQEATRMVPPGAVLLVDGTSGVIAVDPPPAVVEAARHRLLSVTFPQPSISGPALTADGTPIRLCANVERPEDVQFAWREGAEALGLVRSELLLGGQPIGDVSEQIQADAYRAILEHAGDREVTIRTFDITPEEMGVPELLDVEPRERLGMRGLRLGLARPELLERQLRALVRAGQGRNLRVMFPFVTSADEVSRATAMLQAQAERLGLPAPPAGAMVEVPAAALDAERLARHAAFLSIGTNDLTQYTLAADRSDVRVQHLYDPKHPAVLKLIRMVLRGARRHGRRVAVCGEMASDAALLRVLIGLGLREFSMAATSLRQAREAVRQCSIADARDTALHALYEGDVIVPTT
- a CDS encoding HPr family phosphocarrier protein yields the protein MVTREVTIVNRLGLHARAAAKFVRLASQHAATVRVARGARELDGKSILGLLLLGAASGSTIVIRAEGVDAEHAVESLAALVAEGFGES
- a CDS encoding PTS sugar transporter subunit IIA; translated protein: MTDSDQQRLGVVVVTHGQLAHELVNAAEMIAGELVRFEAVALGWHDDPNAARDQIAAAVARVHGPSGVLILTDMFGGTPSNLGITFLEDDQVELITGVNLPMLVKLAGLDRSNAGLLGIARQVREHAREAIRVASDLMRPDAGS
- the rapZ gene encoding RNase adapter RapZ — encoded protein: MSRFIVLTGLSGSGKTQAIRALEDLGYFCVDNLPVALIPTFAELTLRTGGEITRAAVVVDIRERSLLKAFPDTYQSLRTMPGLDPRLIFLDASDAALVRRFSETRRPHPLAEHQSVSEGIRVEREQLTPIREMADQIIDTTDMTVHELRHAFMAASRDRGTSAGPVVTFLSFGFKHGVPLDADLVFDARFLPNPHFVPELRPHTGRDAEVRAFLEQYDDYATFLERVGDLLAFLLPRYAEEGKSYVTVAIGCTGGKHRSVAIAEELKRRMASVPGIRLRVRHRDIAQE
- the hprK gene encoding HPr(Ser) kinase/phosphatase is translated as MATPDSGAPSLTVRDLLARCAGTSLGDLALRAGASGLSRPITRVSLQKTGLALTGQPQYLEDGRVLLFGRSEVQYLAGLDPAERLLRLREVLRPGLPCVVVTAGLPIDPVLAEVADARGVPVLSTGVLTSETLVALTGVLEEGLAPMTTLHGVLVDILGLGVMLLGESGIGKSECALDLVVRGHRLVADDAVEITRRGSLLSGTSPSLTRHHMEVRGLGIMNVQDLFGVASTRQSMQVEFIVRLVRWDSHTEYERLGLDEATEPLLGLQVPVVTLPVGPGRNIGILVEVAARRHLLLARGVSAAQRLAARLEAELQAGES
- the hpf gene encoding ribosome hibernation-promoting factor, HPF/YfiA family; translation: MRLALTGRNLTITPALRLVVTRRLEKLDRLLHRSIISAQIALQVQKDRVKADVRVTTRGDHDFSGHGEATNARASVIDAITKVEHQASKVKGKWEARKRRSTTIASAEAPPAPAPPPRASRRAVDAVAPAVRVIRIRRTTAKPMQLEDAILRVDAAPGAVLVFRDATLDRVQVLVRRGDGHIGLVDPDA